The window ACCCTTGCCAGCGGTTGTGCATCCGGCCCGTCTGCCCCGCCCAAAGGCGCTGAAGCCCGCGCCCTGCCGGCCCCCGGCAACCCGGTCCAGAAAATGGATGAAGCCAATCCCGACGACCCCTACTACGCTGCCCTGGAGCCCGGCCCGGCGCCGATGCAAGTGGAGCCCACCGGCTCGCTGTTTAACGCCGCCCAGGCCCGCAGCCTTTATGTGGAGCAGTCCCATTACCGGGTTGGCGACATCATCTCGGTGCAACTGGCCGAGTCCACCAAGGCCAGTAAAAAAGGCAGCACCGAAATAAAGAAAAAGAACGATTTTACCCTCGACCCCATTGGGGTGCCGGGGGGCAATTTGAAAATCGCCGGCCGGGAAGTGAACCTTGATATCAACCAGGAGCAGAACTTCAAAGGCGACGGCAACGCCAGCCAGAGCAACGACTTTGAAGGAGAGCTGACGGTAACGGTGATGAAGGTGCTGCGCAACGACAACCTGCTGGTGCGCGGTGACAAGTGGCTGCTCATTAACAACGGCAAGGAATACATCCGCCTGACCGGGGTGATCCGCGCCAAGGACGTGGCCCCTGACAACACGGTGCAGTCG is drawn from Gallaecimonas pentaromativorans and contains these coding sequences:
- a CDS encoding flagellar basal body L-ring protein FlgH encodes the protein MSRHLLALSLALATLASGCASGPSAPPKGAEARALPAPGNPVQKMDEANPDDPYYAALEPGPAPMQVEPTGSLFNAAQARSLYVEQSHYRVGDIISVQLAESTKASKKGSTEIKKKNDFTLDPIGVPGGNLKIAGREVNLDINQEQNFKGDGNASQSNDFEGELTVTVMKVLRNDNLLVRGDKWLLINNGKEYIRLTGVIRAKDVAPDNTVQSTKIANARIEYSGTGALANSQRLGWLTDKLNNPTVWPF